In Spiroplasma sp. SV19, one DNA window encodes the following:
- a CDS encoding TIR domain-containing protein, which produces MQKDKILLVSHPNDEEQRKTFLTKYQATFDFICPTLPEINNGLFTDEMLIKHIETTIISDTKAAIILIGSETWKQKIVDWVIAGILNQQKGLFGIILSTNNNFGFSKKLTDPNTIPLRLMTNVKNKYAELYNWNIINMDLTQWVNNAYHNAQTHKHNNQAALFRQNQ; this is translated from the coding sequence ATGCAAAAAGACAAAATTTTACTCGTTTCTCATCCAAATGATGAAGAACAAAGAAAAACATTTTTAACTAAATACCAAGCAACCTTTGATTTTATCTGCCCAACGTTGCCCGAAATTAATAATGGTTTATTTACTGATGAAATGTTAATTAAACATATTGAAACAACAATTATTTCCGATACCAAAGCAGCAATCATTCTTATTGGTAGTGAAACATGAAAACAAAAAATCGTAGATTGAGTAATTGCTGGAATATTAAATCAGCAAAAAGGTTTATTTGGAATTATTCTTAGTACCAACAATAACTTTGGTTTTAGCAAAAAACTAACTGATCCAAATACAATTCCGCTCCGTCTAATGACAAATGTCAAAAATAAATATGCCGAATTGTATAATTGAAACATTATTAATATGGATTTAACCCAGTGAGTTAATAATGCTTATCATAATGCTCAAACTCATAAGCATAACAATCAGGCGGCTTTATTTCGTCAGAACCAATAA
- the pflA gene encoding pyruvate formate-lyase-activating protein, which translates to MPEVIGYYSSYESFGAVDGPGLRLVYFLQGCPLRCKYCHNPETQVINKEKPITVTEIIDHYEKSKEFYRQGGITMSGGEPLMQIDFIIALFTALKKRGIHTCVDTSVVTFSENPLLLQKWSELVKVCDLFICDIKEINSARHKELTGLGNENILRGIKWLDEQGANLWIRHVLVPGYTDSKENLTGIGHFIKDLKHMEKFEILPYHNMMVPKYNNMNRKFELPEVIPPTREYCQQCLKIINKAMHDA; encoded by the coding sequence ATGCCAGAAGTTATTGGCTACTATAGTAGTTACGAATCGTTTGGTGCTGTGGATGGTCCGGGGTTACGGTTAGTATACTTTCTACAAGGTTGTCCATTACGGTGCAAATATTGTCATAATCCTGAAACGCAAGTTATTAACAAAGAAAAACCAATTACTGTTACTGAAATTATTGATCATTATGAAAAATCAAAAGAATTTTATCGTCAGGGGGGAATAACAATGTCAGGGGGTGAACCCTTGATGCAAATTGATTTTATTATTGCTTTATTTACTGCATTAAAAAAAAGAGGAATTCATACCTGTGTTGATACTTCGGTCGTAACCTTTAGTGAAAATCCACTGTTATTACAAAAATGAAGTGAATTAGTAAAAGTTTGTGATTTGTTTATTTGTGATATTAAAGAAATTAATTCAGCGCGTCATAAGGAATTAACAGGATTAGGAAATGAAAATATTTTACGGGGAATTAAATGATTAGATGAACAAGGAGCTAATTTATGAATTCGTCATGTTTTAGTTCCAGGTTATACGGATAGCAAAGAAAATTTAACAGGAATTGGTCACTTTATTAAAGATTTAAAACATATGGAGAAATTTGAAATTTTACCATATCATAATATGATGGTGCCAAAATATAACAACATGAATCGTAAGTTTGAGTTACCAGAAGTAATTCCCCCAACCCGAGAATATTGTCAACAATGTTTAAAAATTATTAACAAAGCCATGCACGATGCATAA